In a genomic window of Streptococcus oralis:
- a CDS encoding thiamine pyrophosphate-dependent dehydrogenase E1 component subunit alpha, producing MSTLDKNLLLEMFRKMEEIRRMDLKIAQLVKKGKVPGMTHFSVGEEAANVGAMLALNPDDLITSNHRGHGQAIAKGIDLNGMMAEILGKYTGTCKGKGGSMHIADLDAGNLGANGIVGGGMGIAVGAALSQQMQNTGKIVVCFFGDGATNEGVFHEAVNMASIWKLPVIFYCINNGYGISADIKKMTNVEHIHQRSAAYGIPGMFIEDGNNVIDVYEGFKKAVDHVRGDNGPVLIESVTYRWLGHSSSDPGKYRTREEVELWKQKDPIENLRNYLIENNIASAEELEEIQAQVKEAVEASVKFAEESPFPPLESAFEDIYAD from the coding sequence ATGTCAACTTTAGATAAGAATCTTTTGCTAGAGATGTTCCGTAAGATGGAAGAAATCCGTCGCATGGACTTAAAAATTGCTCAGTTAGTGAAAAAGGGGAAAGTTCCCGGTATGACTCACTTTTCTGTCGGAGAGGAAGCAGCTAACGTCGGAGCGATGCTGGCTCTTAATCCAGATGATCTGATTACCTCAAATCACCGTGGACACGGGCAAGCTATTGCCAAAGGGATTGACCTCAACGGAATGATGGCTGAAATCCTTGGAAAATACACTGGAACCTGTAAAGGAAAAGGTGGTTCTATGCACATCGCCGACTTAGATGCTGGGAACCTCGGTGCCAATGGTATCGTTGGTGGTGGTATGGGAATCGCTGTCGGTGCAGCCCTCAGTCAGCAAATGCAGAACACTGGAAAAATTGTCGTCTGCTTCTTTGGAGATGGTGCGACTAACGAAGGTGTTTTCCACGAAGCAGTGAACATGGCTTCTATTTGGAAACTTCCTGTTATTTTCTACTGCATTAACAACGGTTATGGAATTTCTGCGGATATCAAGAAAATGACCAATGTGGAGCATATCCATCAACGTAGTGCGGCATATGGAATTCCTGGAATGTTTATCGAAGATGGAAACAACGTCATCGATGTTTATGAAGGATTTAAGAAAGCTGTAGACCATGTTCGTGGCGACAATGGCCCAGTCTTGATTGAAAGTGTCACTTATCGTTGGCTTGGTCACTCATCATCTGACCCTGGTAAATATCGTACGCGTGAAGAAGTGGAATTGTGGAAACAAAAAGACCCAATCGAAAATCTTCGTAACTACCTCATTGAAAACAATATTGCAAGTGCAGAAGAATTGGAAGAAATTCAAGCACAAGTCAAGGAAGCAGTAGAAGCTTCTGTTAAATTTGCAGAAGAAAGCCCATTCCCACCACTAGAATCAGCATTTGAAGATATTTACGCAGACTAA
- a CDS encoding alpha-ketoacid dehydrogenase subunit beta, whose product METKTMSFRDTIILAMSEEMRRDENVFLMGEDVGVFGGDFGTSVGMLEEFGPERVRDCPISEAAISGAAAGAAMTGLRPIVDMTFMDFSVIAMDNIVNQAAKTRYMFGGKGQVPMTVRCAAGNGVGSAAQHSQSLESWFTHIPGLKVVAPGTPADMKGLLKSSIRDNNPVIILEYKSEFNQKGEVPVDPDYTIPLGVGEIKREGTDVTVVTYGKMLRRVVQAAEELAEEGISVEIVDPRTLVPLDKDIIINSVKKTGKVVLVNDAHKTSGYIGEISAIISESEAFDYLDAPIRRCAGEDVPMPYAQNLENAMIPTVESIKDAIRKTYNKE is encoded by the coding sequence ATGGAAACAAAAACAATGTCGTTCCGTGACACCATTATCCTTGCTATGTCTGAGGAAATGCGTCGCGATGAAAATGTATTCTTGATGGGAGAAGACGTCGGTGTCTTCGGAGGAGACTTCGGAACTTCTGTTGGAATGCTTGAAGAATTTGGTCCAGAACGTGTTCGTGACTGTCCGATTTCTGAAGCTGCCATCTCAGGTGCAGCAGCAGGAGCAGCCATGACAGGACTTCGCCCAATCGTTGATATGACCTTTATGGATTTCTCTGTTATTGCCATGGACAATATCGTCAACCAAGCTGCTAAAACACGCTATATGTTCGGTGGTAAAGGTCAGGTTCCAATGACAGTTCGATGCGCAGCTGGTAACGGAGTTGGTTCTGCCGCTCAGCACTCGCAATCACTAGAGTCTTGGTTCACTCACATTCCAGGACTTAAGGTTGTAGCTCCAGGTACACCTGCTGACATGAAAGGACTGCTCAAGTCTTCTATCCGTGATAACAACCCTGTTATCATCCTTGAGTACAAGTCAGAATTTAACCAAAAAGGGGAAGTGCCAGTTGATCCAGACTACACAATTCCACTTGGGGTAGGGGAAATCAAACGTGAAGGTACAGATGTAACAGTTGTTACTTATGGAAAAATGCTTCGCCGTGTGGTTCAAGCTGCTGAAGAATTAGCAGAAGAGGGAATTTCAGTTGAAATTGTGGACCCACGTACCCTCGTTCCGCTTGATAAGGATATCATCATTAACTCAGTGAAGAAGACTGGTAAGGTGGTGCTTGTCAACGATGCTCACAAGACAAGTGGCTATATCGGAGAGATTTCAGCTATTATTTCAGAATCAGAAGCATTTGATTATCTAGACGCACCAATCCGCCGTTGCGCCGGAGAAGATGTGCCAATGCCTTACGCGCAAAACCTTGAAAATGCAATGATTCCAACAGTTGAAAGCATCAAAGATGCAATCCGTAAGACTTATAACAAAGAATGA
- a CDS encoding dihydrolipoamide acetyltransferase, with protein MADYKLRATPAARKLADDLGINLYDVSGSGANGRVHKEDVETYKDTNVVRISPLAKRIALEHNIAWQEIQGTGHRGKIMKKDVLALLPENIENDTIKSPAQIEKVEEVPDNITPYGEIERIPMTPMRKVIAQRMVESYLTAPTFTLNYDVDMSEMLALRKKVLDPIMEATGKKTTVTDLLSLAVVKTLMKHPYINASLTEDGKTIITHNYVNLAMAVGMDNGLMTPVVYNAEKMSLSELVVAFKDVIGRTLDGKLAPSELQNSTFTISNLGMFGVQSFGPIINQPNSAILGVSSTVEKPVVVNGEIVIRPIMSLGLTIDHRVVDGMAGAKFMKDLKALIENPISMLV; from the coding sequence ATGGCTGATTACAAGCTAAGAGCGACTCCTGCGGCTAGAAAGTTAGCGGATGATTTAGGAATCAACCTCTACGACGTTTCTGGCTCAGGTGCAAACGGTCGTGTCCACAAAGAAGACGTGGAAACTTATAAAGACACAAATGTGGTTCGCATTTCGCCACTTGCAAAACGAATTGCCCTCGAACATAACATTGCTTGGCAGGAAATCCAAGGAACGGGTCATCGTGGTAAGATCATGAAGAAGGACGTTTTGGCCTTGCTTCCTGAAAATATCGAAAACGACACCATCAAGTCTCCTGCTCAGATTGAAAAAGTGGAAGAAGTTCCAGACAATATCACTCCTTATGGTGAGATTGAGCGTATTCCAATGACACCAATGCGTAAGGTTATAGCTCAACGTATGGTTGAATCTTACCTAACTGCGCCAACCTTCACACTCAACTATGATGTCGATATGTCAGAAATGTTGGCCCTTCGTAAGAAGGTTCTTGATCCGATTATGGAAGCGACTGGTAAGAAGACTACTGTAACAGACCTTCTTTCACTCGCTGTTGTGAAAACATTGATGAAACACCCATACATCAACGCTTCATTGACAGAAGACGGCAAGACCATCATCACTCATAACTATGTCAACCTTGCGATGGCGGTTGGGATGGATAACGGTCTAATGACACCAGTTGTTTACAATGCTGAAAAAATGAGCTTGTCAGAGTTAGTAGTAGCCTTTAAAGACGTGATTGGTCGTACCTTGGATGGCAAATTGGCTCCAAGCGAACTGCAAAATTCAACCTTCACAATTAGTAACTTGGGAATGTTTGGCGTTCAGTCCTTTGGTCCGATTATTAACCAACCAAACTCAGCTATCCTCGGAGTTAGCTCAACAGTTGAAAAACCTGTAGTTGTCAATGGTGAAATTGTTATTCGTCCTATCATGAGCCTTGGTTTAACTATTGACCACCGTGTTGTAGATGGTATGGCTGGTGCTAAGTTTATGAAAGACTTGAAAGCCTTAATTGAGAACCCAATCTCAATGTTGGTTTAA
- the lpdA gene encoding dihydrolipoyl dehydrogenase has product MALEVIMPKAGVDMTEGQIVQWNKKVGEFVKEGEILLEIMTDKVSMELEAEEDGYLIAILKGDGETVPVTEVIGYLGEEGENIPTAGAVAPEASPAPAASASNDDGKSDDAFDIVVIGGGPAGYVAAIKAAQLGGKVALVEKSELGGTCLNRGCIPTKTYLHNAEIIENIGHAANRGIVIENPNFTVDMDKLLETKSKVVNTLVGGVAGLLRSYGVTVHKGVGTITKDKNVLVDGSELLETNKIILAGGSKVSKINVPGMESPLVMTSDDILEMNEVPESLVIIGGGVVGIELGQAFMTFGSKVTVIEMMDRIVPAMDAEVSKNLRLILERKGMTILTGTKLQEIIEENGQLRIKVEGKDDIIASKALLSIGRVPDLEGIGDVEFELDRGRIKVNEYMETSVPGIYAPGDINGTKMLAHAAFRMGEVAAENALKGNHAVAKLNLTPAAIYTLPEVAAVGLTEEQAREKYDVAIGKFNFAANGRAIASDAAQGFVKVIADKKYGEILGVHIIGPAAAELINEASSIIEMEITVEEMLKTIHGHPTYSEVMYEAFADVLGMAIHSPKKK; this is encoded by the coding sequence ATGGCCTTAGAAGTAATTATGCCAAAAGCCGGCGTGGATATGACAGAAGGACAAATCGTCCAATGGAATAAGAAAGTCGGTGAATTTGTAAAAGAAGGAGAAATCCTTTTGGAAATCATGACTGACAAAGTCAGCATGGAATTGGAAGCCGAAGAAGATGGATACTTGATTGCCATCCTCAAAGGAGATGGTGAAACTGTCCCTGTAACGGAAGTTATCGGTTACCTTGGGGAAGAAGGTGAGAATATCCCAACAGCTGGTGCTGTAGCGCCAGAAGCTAGCCCGGCGCCTGCAGCTAGTGCCTCAAACGACGACGGTAAGAGTGATGACGCCTTTGATATCGTTGTGATTGGTGGAGGTCCTGCTGGTTATGTTGCAGCGATTAAAGCTGCCCAACTCGGTGGTAAGGTTGCCCTTGTTGAGAAATCTGAACTCGGTGGAACCTGCTTGAACCGTGGATGTATCCCAACTAAGACCTACCTTCACAACGCTGAAATCATCGAAAACATCGGTCATGCAGCAAACCGTGGTATCGTCATCGAAAATCCAAACTTTACTGTAGATATGGATAAACTTTTAGAAACTAAATCTAAAGTTGTCAATACCTTGGTAGGTGGTGTTGCGGGTCTTCTTCGTAGCTACGGAGTTACTGTTCATAAGGGTGTTGGTACAATCACTAAAGACAAGAATGTCTTGGTAGATGGTTCTGAATTGCTTGAAACCAATAAAATCATCCTTGCCGGTGGTTCAAAAGTCAGCAAGATTAACGTCCCTGGTATGGAATCTCCACTTGTGATGACCAGCGATGATATTCTTGAAATGAACGAAGTGCCAGAAAGCCTCGTAATCATCGGTGGTGGGGTTGTCGGTATCGAACTTGGTCAGGCCTTCATGACATTTGGTTCAAAAGTAACTGTTATCGAAATGATGGACCGTATCGTTCCAGCTATGGATGCGGAAGTTTCTAAGAATCTTCGCTTGATTTTGGAACGCAAAGGTATGACTATCTTAACAGGTACAAAACTGCAAGAAATCATCGAGGAAAATGGTCAACTTCGTATCAAGGTTGAAGGTAAAGACGATATCATTGCAAGCAAAGCCCTTCTTTCAATCGGTCGTGTGCCAGACCTCGAAGGAATTGGCGATGTTGAGTTTGAGTTGGATCGTGGACGTATCAAGGTCAACGAATATATGGAAACTTCTGTTCCAGGTATTTACGCACCAGGTGACATCAACGGTACTAAGATGTTGGCGCACGCAGCCTTCCGCATGGGTGAAGTTGCTGCTGAAAATGCCCTCAAAGGAAATCATGCTGTTGCCAAATTGAACTTGACTCCTGCAGCCATCTATACTCTTCCTGAAGTAGCAGCAGTAGGTTTGACTGAAGAACAAGCGCGTGAGAAATACGATGTAGCCATCGGTAAATTCAACTTTGCAGCCAACGGTCGTGCCATTGCATCTGATGCTGCTCAAGGTTTCGTAAAAGTTATCGCTGATAAGAAATACGGGGAAATCCTTGGTGTGCACATCATTGGTCCTGCAGCCGCAGAATTGATTAACGAGGCATCAAGCATTATCGAAATGGAAATCACTGTTGAGGAAATGCTGAAGACCATCCACGGACACCCAACCTACTCTGAAGTTATGTACGAAGCGTTTGCGGATGTTCTAGGAATGGCTATCCATTCACCTAAGAAAAAATAA
- a CDS encoding lipoate--protein ligase translates to MKYIINHSNDTAFNIALEEYAFKHLLDEDQIFLLWINKPSIIVGRHQNTIEEINRDYVRENGIEVVRRISGGGAVYHDLNNLNYTIISKEDENKAFDFKSFSTPVINTLAQLGVKAEFTGRNDLEIDGKKFCGNAQAYINGRIMHHGCLLFDVDLSVLANALKVSKDKFESKGVKSVRSRVTNIVNELPEKITVEEFRDLLLEYMKKEYPEMTEYVFSEQELAEINRIKDTKFGTWDWNYGKSPEFNVRRGTKFTSGKVEVFANVIESKIQDIKIYGDFFGIEDVAAVEDVLRGVKYEREDVLKALETIDITRYFAGISREEIAEAVVG, encoded by the coding sequence ATGAAATACATTATCAATCATTCAAACGACACTGCTTTTAATATCGCCTTGGAAGAATATGCCTTTAAACACTTACTAGATGAGGATCAAATCTTCCTTCTTTGGATTAACAAACCTTCTATCATTGTTGGTCGTCACCAGAACACTATCGAAGAAATTAACCGTGATTATGTTCGAGAAAATGGTATTGAGGTAGTCCGTCGTATCAGTGGTGGTGGAGCTGTTTATCACGATTTAAACAACCTCAACTACACCATCATTTCAAAAGAAGATGAAAACAAGGCCTTTGACTTCAAGAGCTTCTCAACTCCAGTTATCAATACCTTGGCTCAACTAGGCGTTAAAGCTGAGTTCACAGGCCGTAATGACCTTGAGATTGATGGCAAAAAATTCTGTGGCAATGCCCAAGCCTATATCAATGGCCGTATCATGCACCACGGTTGCTTGCTCTTTGACGTTGATTTGTCAGTCCTTGCTAATGCCCTCAAGGTTTCAAAAGATAAGTTTGAATCAAAAGGTGTGAAATCCGTCCGTTCTCGTGTAACCAATATTGTCAATGAATTACCAGAAAAAATCACAGTTGAAGAATTCCGTGATTTGCTATTGGAATACATGAAAAAAGAGTACCCAGAGATGACTGAATACGTTTTTTCTGAGCAAGAATTAGCCGAAATCAATCGTATCAAGGATACCAAGTTCGGTACTTGGGACTGGAACTACGGTAAATCACCTGAATTTAACGTCCGTCGTGGTACAAAATTCACTAGTGGTAAGGTTGAAGTTTTTGCCAACGTCATTGAATCAAAAATCCAAGATATCAAGATTTACGGTGATTTCTTTGGTATCGAGGACGTTGCAGCTGTAGAAGATGTCCTTCGTGGCGTAAAATATGAACGCGAAGATGTCCTTAAAGCACTAGAAACTATTGACATCACACGCTACTTTGCTGGTATTAGTCGTGAAGAAATCGCTGAAGCAGTAGTGGGGTAA
- the xerS gene encoding tyrosine recombinase XerS → MKREILLERIDKLKQIMPWYVLEYYQSKLAVPYSFTTLYEYLKEYDRFFSWVLESGISNADKMVDIPLSVLENMSKKDMESFILYLRERPLLNANTTKQGVSQTTINRTLSALSSLYKYLTEEVENDQGEPYFYRNVMKKVSTKKKKETLAARAENIKQKLFLGDETEGFLTYIDQEYPQQLSNRALSSFNKNKERDLAIIALLLASGVRLSEAVNLDLRDLNLKMMVIDVTRKGGKRDSVNVAAFAKSYLENYLAIRNQRYKTEKTDTALFLTLYRGVPNRIDASSVEKMVAKYSEDFKVRVTPHKLRHTLATRLYDATKSQVLVSHQLGHASTQVTDLYTHIVNDEQKNALDSL, encoded by the coding sequence ATGAAACGTGAGATTTTACTAGAGCGAATCGACAAACTAAAACAAATCATGCCCTGGTATGTTCTGGAATACTACCAATCTAAGCTTGCTGTGCCCTACAGTTTTACAACCTTATACGAATACCTCAAGGAATACGATCGATTTTTCAGCTGGGTTTTGGAGTCTGGAATCTCAAATGCGGATAAAATGGTCGATATTCCTTTATCGGTCTTGGAAAATATGTCTAAAAAAGACATGGAGTCCTTTATTCTATATCTTCGTGAACGACCTTTGCTGAATGCTAATACAACTAAACAAGGTGTCTCTCAGACAACAATCAATCGCACTTTGTCAGCACTATCTAGTCTTTACAAGTATCTAACCGAGGAAGTCGAAAACGACCAGGGGGAGCCTTATTTCTATCGTAATGTAATGAAGAAAGTTTCAACCAAGAAAAAGAAAGAAACACTTGCTGCCAGAGCTGAAAACATCAAGCAAAAACTCTTTCTAGGTGATGAAACAGAAGGTTTTCTGACTTATATTGACCAAGAGTACCCACAACAACTCTCAAATCGTGCTCTCTCGTCATTCAATAAAAATAAAGAACGTGATTTAGCCATTATTGCCCTTCTCTTGGCGTCTGGTGTCCGCCTATCTGAAGCTGTTAATCTGGATCTAAGAGACCTTAATCTCAAAATGATGGTCATTGATGTCACTCGAAAAGGGGGCAAACGTGATTCTGTCAATGTCGCAGCCTTTGCCAAGTCTTACCTTGAAAATTATCTCGCCATTCGAAATCAACGCTATAAGACGGAAAAAACAGATACAGCGCTCTTTCTGACCTTATATCGTGGTGTTCCCAATCGTATCGATGCTTCCAGCGTCGAGAAAATGGTTGCTAAGTACTCTGAGGACTTCAAAGTCCGTGTAACTCCCCACAAACTACGGCATACCCTGGCAACTAGGCTCTATGATGCAACTAAATCACAGGTTTTGGTCAGCCATCAGCTAGGACACGCCAGTACACAAGTCACTGACCTCTATACCCATATTGTCAATGATGAACAAAAGAATGCTTTGGACAGTTTATAA
- a CDS encoding CPBP family intramembrane glutamic endopeptidase has protein sequence MKRNKAIAVFLLGTFSQIISACLLFFLLNHFSVQSNLLSILGIFLGGISSALWGIIVANHFFHIPFKKIVNDFLNIHTSYKHYLLSFSLIILDFSFLMFGGKMIEFSWYLPFLMFFKFIVFGGIEEIGWRYVFQQILQEKLPYFYSTILTFFSWALWHLLFFYIDGSLATLKTLPFLFGLLTNSFILSALYIKTKNLWICVMTHSIINVLSQLTIDTDQYETYLLKIFIILVSCYMVIHKKDEYNRYK, from the coding sequence ATGAAAAGAAATAAGGCAATTGCGGTATTTTTGCTGGGCACTTTTAGCCAAATAATATCAGCTTGTCTCCTTTTCTTTCTCTTGAATCATTTTTCTGTTCAGTCCAATCTATTATCTATTTTAGGAATCTTTCTAGGTGGCATTTCTTCAGCACTTTGGGGAATCATTGTTGCAAATCACTTTTTTCATATTCCTTTTAAGAAGATCGTTAACGATTTTTTGAACATTCATACCAGTTATAAACACTATTTATTATCTTTTTCCCTAATTATCCTTGATTTTTCTTTTCTAATGTTTGGTGGGAAAATGATAGAATTTAGCTGGTATCTCCCATTTTTGATGTTCTTCAAATTTATTGTCTTTGGTGGTATAGAAGAGATTGGATGGCGATATGTCTTTCAACAAATTTTACAAGAGAAGTTGCCATATTTTTACTCAACAATCCTAACCTTTTTCAGCTGGGCACTTTGGCATCTGTTGTTCTTTTACATAGATGGTTCCCTAGCAACACTGAAAACTCTACCGTTTTTATTTGGATTGCTTACGAATTCTTTCATACTCTCAGCTCTTTATATCAAAACAAAGAATCTCTGGATTTGCGTTATGACACATTCGATCATTAACGTCTTGTCTCAGCTAACCATAGATACTGATCAATACGAAACCTACCTGCTTAAAATCTTCATCATCTTGGTATCCTGCTATATGGTAATACATAAAAAAGATGAGTATAATCGGTATAAATAA
- a CDS encoding ClC family H(+)/Cl(-) exchange transporter — protein MEEQSETLSSKKEFAFASSTILSQVGRGIIVGLVVGLIVGSFRFLIEKGFHLIQGLYQDQAHLVRNLFIISLFYLIVCWLSAKLTRSEKDIKGSGIPQVEAELKGLMSLNWWSVLWKKYILGILAIASGLMLGREGPSIQLGAVGGKGIAKWLKSSPVEERSLIASGAAAGLAAAFNAPIAGLLFVVEEVYHHFSRFFWVSTLAASLVANFVSLLIFGLTPVLDMPDNIPLMNLDQYWIYLLMGVFLGLSGFLYEKAVLNVGRIYDWIGQKIHLDKAYYPILAFILIIPVGIFLPQILGGGNQLVLSLTEQDFSFQVLLAYFLIRFIWSMISYGSGLPGGIFLPILALGSLLGALVGVICVNLGLVSQEQFPIFVILGMSGYFGAISKAPLTAMILVTEMVGDIRNLMPLGLVTLVAYIVMDLLKGAPVYEAMLEKMLPEEATDEGEVTLIEIPVSDKIAGKQVHELNLPHNVLITTQVHNGKSQTVNGSTRMYLGDMIHLVIPKSEIGKVKDLLL, from the coding sequence ATGGAGGAACAGTCAGAAACACTTAGTTCCAAGAAAGAATTTGCCTTTGCCTCAAGCACCATATTATCCCAAGTTGGACGAGGAATCATTGTTGGTCTCGTCGTCGGGCTAATCGTCGGATCCTTTCGTTTCTTAATCGAAAAGGGATTCCACCTGATACAAGGACTTTATCAAGATCAAGCGCACCTAGTGCGCAATCTTTTTATCATTAGTCTATTTTATTTAATAGTTTGCTGGCTTAGTGCGAAACTAACTCGGTCAGAAAAAGATATCAAGGGTTCAGGAATTCCTCAAGTCGAAGCCGAGCTGAAGGGACTGATGAGCCTCAACTGGTGGAGTGTCCTCTGGAAAAAGTATATTCTAGGGATTCTTGCTATTGCAAGTGGCCTTATGCTAGGGCGTGAAGGACCAAGTATTCAACTTGGAGCGGTTGGTGGTAAAGGCATTGCGAAGTGGCTCAAATCTAGCCCAGTAGAGGAACGTTCCCTGATTGCCAGTGGAGCTGCTGCAGGCTTAGCTGCTGCCTTTAATGCTCCGATTGCTGGGTTGCTCTTTGTCGTAGAAGAAGTATATCACCATTTTTCCCGCTTTTTCTGGGTCTCAACACTAGCAGCTAGTCTCGTAGCAAACTTTGTTTCACTACTCATATTTGGCCTAACACCCGTACTGGATATGCCAGACAACATTCCTCTCATGAACCTAGACCAGTATTGGATATACCTCCTTATGGGAGTTTTTCTCGGGCTTTCTGGTTTTCTCTATGAGAAGGCTGTACTCAATGTTGGTCGAATTTATGACTGGATTGGTCAAAAAATCCATTTGGATAAAGCTTATTATCCAATCCTAGCCTTTATCCTTATCATACCAGTCGGGATTTTCTTGCCACAAATCCTTGGTGGTGGAAATCAGCTTGTTCTTTCCCTAACTGAGCAAGATTTTAGTTTCCAGGTTTTATTAGCTTACTTTTTGATTCGCTTTATTTGGAGCATGATTAGCTATGGAAGTGGCCTCCCAGGAGGAATTTTCCTTCCCATTCTGGCGCTTGGTTCCTTACTTGGTGCCCTAGTTGGTGTCATTTGTGTCAACCTTGGGCTTGTCAGTCAGGAGCAATTCCCTATATTTGTCATTCTGGGAATGAGTGGCTACTTTGGGGCAATTTCCAAGGCACCCTTAACTGCCATGATCCTCGTAACTGAGATGGTTGGGGATATTCGCAACCTCATGCCACTGGGCTTAGTGACCTTAGTCGCCTACATCGTCATGGATCTGCTCAAGGGAGCACCAGTCTATGAGGCCATGCTCGAAAAAATGCTACCAGAAGAAGCAACAGACGAAGGAGAAGTCACCCTCATAGAAATCCCTGTGTCTGACAAAATCGCTGGAAAACAGGTTCACGAGCTCAACTTGCCACATAACGTACTCATTACCACCCAAGTCCATAATGGCAAAAGCCAAACAGTTAACGGCTCAACTAGAATGTATCTTGGTGATATGATTCACCTGGTGATTCCAAAAAGTGAAATTGGAAAAGTCAAAGATTTGTTGTTATAA
- a CDS encoding ribonuclease HII: MTTIKEIKELLATVKELDNPLFLELEKDPRSGVQKEINKRKKSIQAELDEDLRLETMLSYEKELYKQGLTLIAGVDEVGRGPLAGPVVAAAVILPKNCKIKGLNDSKKIPKKKHLEIYHAVQDQALAIGIGIMDNQVIDQVNIYEATKLAMKEAISQLSPQPEHLLIDAMKLELPISQTSIIKGDANSLLIAAASIVAKVTRDELMKEYDQQYPGYDFTANAGYGTAKHLEGLEKLGVTPIHRTSFEPVKTLVSTKKDK, encoded by the coding sequence ATGACGACGATTAAAGAAATCAAGGAACTTCTTGCTACTGTCAAAGAATTAGACAATCCCCTTTTTCTTGAACTGGAAAAGGATCCTCGTTCTGGAGTTCAAAAAGAAATCAACAAGCGTAAAAAATCCATTCAGGCTGAACTGGACGAAGACCTTCGCCTAGAAACTATGCTTTCCTATGAAAAAGAACTGTATAAGCAAGGATTGACCCTAATTGCAGGTGTTGACGAGGTCGGCCGTGGTCCTCTGGCTGGCCCTGTAGTTGCTGCAGCTGTTATTTTACCTAAAAATTGTAAGATTAAAGGCCTCAACGATAGTAAAAAAATCCCCAAAAAGAAACATCTGGAAATTTATCATGCTGTTCAAGACCAAGCCTTAGCAATCGGCATTGGTATCATGGATAATCAGGTCATCGACCAAGTCAATATCTATGAAGCTACCAAACTAGCCATGAAGGAAGCAATCTCCCAGCTCAGTCCGCAACCTGAGCACCTCTTGATAGATGCCATGAAACTGGAGTTACCAATTTCACAAACCTCCATTATCAAAGGAGATGCTAACTCCCTCTTAATCGCAGCAGCATCTATAGTAGCCAAGGTGACACGGGATGAATTGATGAAGGAATACGATCAGCAATATCCTGGCTATGATTTTACAGCTAATGCAGGCTATGGAACAGCTAAACATCTAGAAGGATTGGAAAAACTAGGTGTCACCCCAATTCACCGAACCAGTTTTGAACCAGTCAAAACACTGGTTTCAACCAAGAAAGATAAGTAA
- the ylqF gene encoding ribosome biogenesis GTPase YlqF, translating into MATIQWFPGHMSKARRQVQENLKFVDFVTILVDARLPLSSQNPMLTKIVGDKPKLLILNKADLADPAMTKEWRQYFESQGIQTLAINSKEQVTVKVVTDAAKKLMADKIARQKERGIKIETLRTMIIGIPNAGKSTLMNRLAGKKIAVVGNKPGVTKGQQWLKTNKDLEILDTPGILWPKFEDETVALKLALTGAIKDQLLPMDEVTIFGLNYFKKHYPEKLAERFKQMKIEEEAPVIIMDMTRALGFRDDYDRFYSLFVKEVRDGKLGNYTLDTLDDIDDDD; encoded by the coding sequence ATGGCTACTATTCAATGGTTTCCGGGCCACATGTCTAAGGCTCGGCGGCAAGTTCAGGAGAATTTAAAATTTGTTGATTTTGTGACGATTTTGGTGGATGCTCGGCTACCTTTATCTAGTCAAAATCCTATGTTAACCAAGATTGTGGGTGATAAACCTAAACTCTTGATTTTGAACAAGGCTGACCTAGCAGACCCAGCAATGACCAAAGAATGGCGTCAGTATTTTGAATCACAGGGAATCCAAACTCTGGCTATCAACTCCAAAGAGCAAGTAACTGTAAAAGTTGTGACAGATGCGGCTAAAAAGCTCATGGCTGATAAGATTGCACGCCAGAAAGAACGCGGTATCAAGATCGAAACCTTGCGGACCATGATTATCGGAATTCCAAATGCTGGTAAGTCAACTCTCATGAATCGTTTGGCAGGGAAAAAGATTGCGGTGGTCGGCAATAAACCAGGTGTTACTAAGGGGCAACAGTGGCTCAAAACCAACAAAGACCTGGAAATATTAGACACGCCAGGTATTCTATGGCCTAAATTTGAAGACGAAACCGTTGCTTTGAAACTAGCCTTGACTGGAGCAATTAAAGATCAACTACTCCCAATGGATGAAGTGACCATTTTTGGTCTCAATTATTTCAAAAAACATTATCCAGAAAAGCTAGCTGAACGCTTCAAACAAATGAAGATAGAAGAAGAAGCACCTGTTATCATCATGGATATGACCCGTGCCCTTGGTTTCCGAGACGACTACGACCGCTTTTACAGCCTCTTCGTCAAGGAAGTCCGTGATGGAAAACTCGGTAACTACACCTTAGATACATTGGACGACATCGATGACGACGATTAA